The window TCTTGTTCTTTCTGAGCAGACTGATATTTTTCATAATATTCTTGTGCTTGTGCTGTACGCTCGGTCTCTTCATAAGAATCACGATGCTCTAATGCTCTTGCATAAGCGGCTGCACTCTCTTTAAAATCCTTGTTGTAAGCATGAAGTCGGCCTTTAATGACCTCCATTTCTGCAAGCTGCTTGTGTTGATCTTCTTTTATTAATAATATTCCTTGCTTGATACGATCAATACCTTTCTCGTACTGTCCATCTAGCTGAAACATTTCAGCTAAGGTTACTAAATTATTTGCAGAAAGTCTTTTATTATTAATTTCTTCATACAATATTTGAGCTTTTTCAGAATAGAAAATTGCGCTATCTAGAACTCTCGCATCTCTAAAATCTATACCTAAGTTTTGATAAGCAATGGCAAGACCTCTTTTATCATTAGATTCTTTCTTAATCTCGATAGCTTTACGCATATAATATTGAGTGGAATCTCGTTGATCTAGCCTCTTAGCCACATTAGATAAATTAGAATAACTCGCTCCTAGACCGTAAGTATCTTTCAATCGCTCTCTTATCTTCAGGGCTTTTAAATGGCTTGTTTTAGATTCCGTATATCTCCCTAAATCATAAAGAATAAGCCCCATATTATTATAAATACTCGATAGACCACGATCATAGTCTACTTTTTCAAAAACCTCAGCACCTAAAACATATTGCTCCATCGCTAGTTCAAGTTCGTCACGATTCCAGTATACTAAGCCTTTGTCATTATACACATTACCCATAGAAATATAATCCTTACGTGGTGCTGCTATTTCCATCGCACGATCATACAAGAGAAGTGCACTGTCCTTTTTTGATACTACATCATAATATATTCCTTTCCTTATAAGACTCTGAGCATGTTGATAAGGTGAATTCTCAACCTTCGTATTTGCTATAGTATAATCAGCTATTTGGTTAGCAACTTTTGGTTTTGAATAGACGTACTTAAAGAAATCCTTGTGAAGTTTATCAATTTTGAGTGAATCTGTAATTTGAACAGCAGCATTTTGCACAAGTGAATCGACTATGGATTGCTGTGCCTGGCTTAATAAACCTATCATCAAAACCAAAAATACTAAACTGTTCTTCATGATAGAAAAATACGCAATTTTTACAAATAGTTGAATTACTGATTTTTATCTCGCTTTCGCGAAAGCGGAATTCCTAGAAGACTTCTTAATCATTTTGAGTTATATAGGTATAGTAAGTGCAACATGTGTTCCTTCTTGCAAAGTACTTGTGATTTCTAAGTTAGACTCCATCATTGATGCTCGATCTTGCATATTCTTGAGACCGTTACCTAAGGATTGCTGCTCTATGTCAAAACCTTTACCGTTATCAATAATTGTAATAATTAAATTATTCTCTTCCTTAGCCGACTTTATTAGAATTAAGTGAGCTTGTGCATACTTTATGGCGTTGTTGAGAGACTCTTGAATAATTCTGAAAATATGCATGCCTTGAATTGCATTAAAAGTAATATTCATATTTTCTTCAAACTGAGTTTCAACTAAAAAGGAATCTTGCGAATTGATATTAATTTTTGCAACCATCGTGTTGGTACGGTCATGAATATCGTCTATGGAAATGTTGTTTTTATTCATCGCCCAGATAGTATCTCTAAGTTCATCGATGGTTGTTCTCGTATAATTGCTCAACTCTGATAATTTCTCGCTTGTAGTTTGCCTTCCTAATTTTTGACCATAATTTAAATTATCTATTGATGAAATAAGAAACGTAAGCTGGCTACCTATGTTATCATGAAGATCTCTGGAAATCCTTAAACGTTGTTCTTGCAACTTGTTTTGTATTTCTATTTGAGCCATCGCCTTTTCTAGTTCTTTTTCTTTTGTGAGCTGGGCATTTTTTATTTTCTGCTGTCTGTAAAATAAGAGCCCTAACAAAAAAATAAATACTGCTCCTACACTAACTAAGGTAATGACTTGATTACTTTTCTGAATTTCTAATGCTTTTTCTGCTAGTGTGGCGCGTTGTTTTAAGATTTCCTGTTCCTTTTCGGCAGTACTATATTTTATTTCAAAGTTTGCTATTTTATCTTGTAGCAATTCGTTAGACAAAGAATCTTTTGCAAGCGTATAAGATTCAAGATAACTATAGGCTTTATCGTCATTTCCTTGAGCTTTATACAAATAAGACAAATACTTATACAACTTTGCCCTTTCGGTAGGCATACTGTTGGATTCTATGATAGGCTCTGCAATGAATAGGTATTTTGCTGCTATATCGTCTTCATGCTTTTGATAATAATTAATACCTAGGTTGAGAGCTGCAACTCGATAGACCTCATCATCTTTGAGTAATTCTGCTTTTTTAAACACATCTTTATATACTGACATAGCACGAGCAGTATCACCTTGAATTTTATATATAATAGCAGAATTATTAAGCGCCTGAAGTGTTGTTTTAGGTTTATCTAACTCTTGCGCATCTTTAAGAATTTGTTGATATTCATACAGTGCTGACTGGATCAACGAACTGTCCTTTTTTTTACCTAGAGCCAATTTAATACCAGCTATATTAAGTCTGGTAGTAAGTGCCTCTTCTTTTAAACCAAGTGTCAGTTTTAATTTAATAGCTTTTTCATACAGTCCCAAAGCTCTATCTAATTCTCCCATCTCATCATATACCAATCCCAAATTATTCAATGACTTTGATAACTGTAAGGTATCATTGAGCTTTTTTGCAAGGGTAATAGATTTTTCCTGAACCGATACACTTCCTTTAAGATCGCCTTTATAAGTCATAGCTGCACCCATATTATTGAGGTACCTCATTTGGTCTATCTCGTGTTTATTATCTACAGCTTGCTCGTAAGCCATTTCAAATTTTGAAAAAGCGCCTGTAAAATCACCTTGGTAAAAATTTAAAATTCCTTGATCTCCATAATATTTTACTGTCAGATCATAGGATGATATTCTTTCTAACGAGGGTTGCACGCGGTCATATATCGCTTGAGCATCCTTATACTTGCTTTGACCTATGAGTTTTTGAGCTTTATCTAATTCACTAGCGATGCTCAAGGAATCTTTTGTTCTTTGTTGTCCAAAACTTAACGAGAAACATAAAAACAAAAGAATGGATAATAGATATTTCATTTAAAGAAATTAATATAGGTATAAATATTGGTTGCGATCTCGCTTTCGCGAAAGCATAATAAAAGCAAACTTTTTAAATAAGATTATTCTTTTTGGCTTTTTCAACAGCCTCTAACTTAGAATGTACTTGAAGCTTTTTATAAATATTCTCAATGTGCTTGCGCACAGTGCTGGGCGATAAGAATAAATTATCTGCAATTTTTGTGTAGCTCAAACCTTTGCCTAATTGTTCCAGTACTTCTACCTCTCTTTCTGTAAGTTGAAAATCTTCTTGAGCTTGCTTTTGAAACTGAACTGGATTCCTGAGCAATCTTAAAGTTTTTTGCGCAATG is drawn from Nonlabens dokdonensis DSW-6 and contains these coding sequences:
- a CDS encoding ATP-binding protein, whose amino-acid sequence is MKNSLVFLVLMIGLLSQAQQSIVDSLVQNAAVQITDSLKIDKLHKDFFKYVYSKPKVANQIADYTIANTKVENSPYQHAQSLIRKGIYYDVVSKKDSALLLYDRAMEIAAPRKDYISMGNVYNDKGLVYWNRDELELAMEQYVLGAEVFEKVDYDRGLSSIYNNMGLILYDLGRYTESKTSHLKALKIRERLKDTYGLGASYSNLSNVAKRLDQRDSTQYYMRKAIEIKKESNDKRGLAIAYQNLGIDFRDARVLDSAIFYSEKAQILYEEINNKRLSANNLVTLAEMFQLDGQYEKGIDRIKQGILLIKEDQHKQLAEMEVIKGRLHAYNKDFKESAAAYARALEHRDSYEETERTAQAQEYYEKYQSAQKEQEIAEQRAQLAENDLKLQRRNQTIYLLIGGAILIGLLGFFFMRQRQIKSEQKAKEKELELALAKIETQNKLHEQRLRISRDLHDNIGSQLTFLISSLDNLKYAQNLDANVTNSKLASLSGFTRNTIGELRDTIWAMNKNKISLEDIEERTTSMIAQFNATNNDQIIWNVEFDAANVVIFNSVNGMHVFRIIQEAINNALKYAEANEISIYATSDDQDVHITIKDNGKGFELDNYQPGNGIKNMKERARLINSVLDLSSKKDAGTTIQFSIPSDSYSK
- a CDS encoding ATP-binding protein, whose protein sequence is MKYLLSILLFLCFSLSFGQQRTKDSLSIASELDKAQKLIGQSKYKDAQAIYDRVQPSLERISSYDLTVKYYGDQGILNFYQGDFTGAFSKFEMAYEQAVDNKHEIDQMRYLNNMGAAMTYKGDLKGSVSVQEKSITLAKKLNDTLQLSKSLNNLGLVYDEMGELDRALGLYEKAIKLKLTLGLKEEALTTRLNIAGIKLALGKKKDSSLIQSALYEYQQILKDAQELDKPKTTLQALNNSAIIYKIQGDTARAMSVYKDVFKKAELLKDDEVYRVAALNLGINYYQKHEDDIAAKYLFIAEPIIESNSMPTERAKLYKYLSYLYKAQGNDDKAYSYLESYTLAKDSLSNELLQDKIANFEIKYSTAEKEQEILKQRATLAEKALEIQKSNQVITLVSVGAVFIFLLGLLFYRQQKIKNAQLTKEKELEKAMAQIEIQNKLQEQRLRISRDLHDNIGSQLTFLISSIDNLNYGQKLGRQTTSEKLSELSNYTRTTIDELRDTIWAMNKNNISIDDIHDRTNTMVAKININSQDSFLVETQFEENMNITFNAIQGMHIFRIIQESLNNAIKYAQAHLILIKSAKEENNLIITIIDNGKGFDIEQQSLGNGLKNMQDRASMMESNLEITSTLQEGTHVALTIPI